One Candidatus Methylomirabilota bacterium genomic region harbors:
- a CDS encoding type II toxin-antitoxin system HicB family antitoxin produces the protein MGAKEYSYTVLFEPAEEGGYVVTCPALPGLVTEGDTLAEAREMAQDAIRAYLESLRKDGLPVPPDREIKLKPVKEKVRVAFEAA, from the coding sequence TTGGGAGCTAAGGAGTATAGCTACACGGTCCTTTTTGAGCCTGCCGAAGAGGGCGGGTACGTTGTGACCTGCCCAGCGCTGCCTGGTCTTGTGACAGAGGGCGATACCCTCGCAGAGGCGCGCGAGATGGCTCAGGACGCCATCCGAGCTTACCTTGAAAGTCTGCGTAAGGACGGGCTTCCTGTTCCGCCTGATAGAGAGATTAAGCTGAAACCGGTCAAGGAGAAGGTGAGGGTAGCCTTTGAAGCTGCATGA
- a CDS encoding TIGR00730 family Rossman fold protein, with protein sequence MKFPFALDRLAAHDIRMIFRVVAEFVDGFEVLAKIPPAVSVFGSTHIGRDDPAYAMAEQIGRLLAQHGYAVITGGGPGAMEAANKGAYEAGGVSVGLNIELPQQQEPNRYLTNLVNFQHFFVRKVMFVKHSIAFVILPGGYGTLDELFESITLIQTKKIKPFPVILTDDDYWRGLQEWLRDPVTSEGKISPDDLALLKMAHHPEEVIQIIKNSSTSNSLTP encoded by the coding sequence ATGAAATTCCCATTCGCCCTTGACCGCTTGGCCGCGCATGACATCCGCATGATCTTCCGCGTCGTGGCAGAGTTCGTCGACGGATTCGAGGTGCTCGCCAAGATTCCGCCGGCGGTCTCTGTCTTCGGATCGACGCATATCGGACGAGATGATCCCGCCTATGCCATGGCCGAGCAGATAGGCCGCTTGTTGGCCCAGCACGGGTATGCCGTCATTACCGGCGGGGGCCCTGGAGCCATGGAAGCGGCAAACAAAGGCGCCTACGAGGCTGGTGGTGTGTCGGTCGGTCTCAACATCGAGCTTCCCCAGCAGCAGGAACCCAACCGATATCTGACCAACCTTGTGAATTTCCAGCACTTCTTCGTCAGAAAGGTCATGTTCGTGAAGCACTCCATTGCGTTCGTCATCCTGCCAGGCGGTTATGGCACGCTGGATGAGCTGTTTGAATCGATCACGCTGATCCAGACCAAAAAGATCAAGCCGTTCCCGGTCATCCTCACAGATGATGACTACTGGCGCGGCTTGCAGGAGTGGCTCCGCGATCCCGTCACGAGCGAGGGGAAGATCTCCCCGGACGACCTCGCACTACTCAAAATGGCTCATCATCCTGAAGAGGTCATCCAGATCATCAAGAACTCCTCGACTTCCAATTCTCTGACCCCTTGA
- a CDS encoding SAM-dependent chlorinase/fluorinase, translating to MGGDTRRVVTLLTDFGLSDPFVGIMKGVILGINPDAALVDLCHSGKAYDAAEATFQLIASYRYFPAGTIHVAVVDPGVGGPRRPILVTCDGHLFIGPDNGLLAPLAEKAGSKVRAVAAVRYFLQPVSTTFHGRDIFAPVAGHLSLGAEPAEFGEPINDYVRLVLPRAAPSGASLIRGKILHIDRFGNLVTNIGRVDLEHLATGDSPAACMVYVSEMEIPVVAYYGQVAPAALGAVIGSADYLEIFVNQGDASRLLGIERGAEVMVGRKDAETPAA from the coding sequence ATGGGAGGGGACACGCGCCGAGTCGTCACGTTGCTGACGGATTTCGGGTTGAGCGACCCATTCGTTGGTATCATGAAAGGGGTGATCCTCGGGATCAACCCCGATGCGGCGCTTGTCGATCTGTGCCATAGCGGCAAGGCGTACGACGCTGCCGAAGCGACATTTCAGCTCATCGCGTCCTACCGCTACTTCCCCGCCGGCACGATCCATGTTGCAGTCGTTGATCCTGGGGTAGGCGGGCCTCGTCGGCCGATACTCGTCACCTGCGACGGCCATCTGTTCATCGGCCCGGACAACGGACTCCTGGCTCCGCTGGCAGAAAAGGCCGGGTCGAAGGTCAGGGCCGTTGCCGCGGTCCGGTATTTCCTGCAGCCGGTCAGCACCACCTTCCACGGACGCGACATTTTTGCGCCCGTAGCGGGGCATCTGTCGCTTGGGGCTGAGCCCGCCGAGTTCGGAGAACCGATCAATGACTATGTCCGTTTGGTACTCCCGCGCGCAGCGCCGTCCGGGGCCTCATTAATCAGGGGGAAAATTCTCCACATCGATCGGTTCGGTAACCTGGTGACGAATATTGGCCGAGTTGATCTGGAACACTTGGCGACTGGGGATTCTCCGGCAGCATGCATGGTGTATGTCTCTGAGATGGAGATTCCGGTTGTTGCCTACTATGGCCAAGTTGCCCCTGCCGCACTTGGCGCGGTCATTGGAAGCGCCGATTATCTGGAGATCTTCGTAAATCAGGGGGATGCGTCCCGGCTCCTCGGCATAGAACGAGGAGCAGAGGTTATGGTCGGCCGGAAAGACGCCGAAACGCCTGCAGCTTGA
- a CDS encoding sigma-54-dependent Fis family transcriptional regulator: MEKPRILAVEADPHMLGFLKSALEQHGFIPILASDSEHALRTLALTAVDLAILDYKLPGEPSGLELARLMKLRDPGLPVILITAFSSEKLVIEALRAGIGDYFLQPFASDALMESIRRLLASREPRIRPVPIDMTGGAPDLIDGHRLVGESSLMRGVKTLIRKVGATDSNVLITGETGTGKELVAELIHKNGERAGRLLVCLNCAAIPESLTESELFGYERGAFTGAYAAYEGKLKQADGGTVFLDEIGDMSLSAQAKLLRLLEKKTIQRVGGRRDVTIDLRVIAATNQDLEGLMAAGKFRRDLYYRLNVAYIDLPPLRARRDDIPLLLRHFIRELNAGLAKRVYGVAPQLVERLLQYDWPGNVRELRNMTEVCLMNLDAGIIDLDHMPEQYRHRWAGNATAEKESILSALFATQWNKSKAAQKLRWSRMTLYRKLTKYHIISSRSKTDLDTPVLSDSRL, from the coding sequence ATGGAGAAGCCACGGATTCTCGCCGTCGAGGCTGATCCCCACATGCTGGGCTTCCTGAAATCCGCCCTGGAACAACACGGCTTCATCCCCATACTCGCTTCGGATTCTGAACACGCCTTACGTACCCTGGCCCTGACTGCTGTCGATCTGGCGATCCTCGATTACAAGCTACCCGGTGAACCCTCAGGTTTGGAACTGGCCAGACTTATGAAACTGCGGGACCCAGGGCTACCTGTCATTCTCATTACAGCCTTCAGTTCCGAGAAGCTGGTCATCGAAGCTCTCAGGGCGGGGATAGGTGATTACTTTCTGCAGCCGTTTGCATCCGACGCTCTTATGGAGAGCATTCGGCGGCTTTTAGCCTCACGCGAGCCGCGTATTCGTCCGGTACCAATCGACATGACCGGTGGCGCTCCCGACTTGATTGACGGACATCGGCTGGTCGGCGAGAGTTCGCTGATGAGGGGGGTCAAGACCCTCATCCGCAAGGTTGGGGCGACCGATAGCAACGTGCTCATTACGGGGGAAACCGGCACAGGCAAGGAACTGGTGGCTGAGCTGATTCACAAAAACGGTGAGCGAGCCGGAAGGCTGCTCGTCTGCCTCAACTGCGCCGCGATTCCGGAATCTCTGACGGAAAGTGAGTTATTCGGCTATGAGCGGGGGGCGTTCACCGGCGCCTACGCCGCCTACGAGGGGAAGCTCAAGCAAGCCGATGGGGGAACGGTCTTCCTGGACGAGATCGGCGACATGTCGCTATCCGCCCAGGCGAAGCTGCTTCGGCTGTTGGAGAAGAAAACTATCCAACGAGTGGGTGGGCGAAGGGACGTGACCATCGATCTTCGCGTCATCGCCGCTACCAACCAGGATCTGGAAGGGCTGATGGCTGCCGGTAAGTTTCGACGAGATCTCTATTATCGTTTGAACGTTGCGTACATCGACCTGCCGCCCTTGAGGGCCAGGAGGGACGATATCCCGCTTCTGTTGAGACACTTTATCCGTGAACTCAATGCGGGGCTTGCTAAACGGGTATATGGAGTCGCCCCCCAACTGGTTGAGCGGCTACTCCAGTACGACTGGCCAGGCAACGTCCGAGAGCTCAGGAATATGACAGAGGTGTGTCTGATGAACCTTGATGCCGGTATAATCGACCTGGATCACATGCCGGAACAGTATCGACACCGGTGGGCGGGCAACGCAACTGCCGAGAAAGAGTCGATTCTGAGTGCCCTGTTTGCGACGCAGTGGAACAAGAGTAAGGCCGCCCAGAAACTGCGTTGGTCCCGGATGACCCTCTATCGGAAGTTAACAAAATACCACATCATCAGCAGTCGTAGCAAAACTGACCTTGACACGCCGGTGCTGTCGGACAGCAGACTGTAG
- the xseB gene encoding exodeoxyribonuclease VII small subunit, whose product MDKEEVPFEEALKQLEAIVSRLERGDLPLEEALSVFEEGVRLTKLCSARLSEAERRVNILTRSVESVSSELEERPFEEEGEEEL is encoded by the coding sequence ATGGATAAAGAAGAGGTTCCATTCGAAGAGGCGCTCAAGCAACTTGAGGCGATTGTCTCCCGTCTCGAGCGTGGAGATCTCCCCCTTGAGGAAGCCCTTTCGGTCTTCGAGGAAGGGGTTCGGTTGACCAAGCTGTGCTCAGCGCGGTTAAGCGAAGCCGAGCGTCGGGTCAATATCTTGACGCGCAGCGTCGAGTCGGTCTCCAGTGAACTGGAAGAGCGGCCATTTGAGGAAGAGGGTGAGGAGGAGCTGTGA
- a CDS encoding TlyA family RNA methyltransferase: MAAVSRRLLSNADWPVAKKAGRIRLDLAMQEQGLAASRERARALILAGVVLVDGRMVDKAGTLVPEEARIALVVPEHPYVGRGGVKLQGALERFAISVTGRVCLDLGASTGGFTDCLLQHGAAHVYAVDVGRGQLDARLRADPRVVVMERTHALTLLPTDFPDRPDLATVDLSFISLASILPVLPSLLADSGDILALIKPQFEVGKGHVGKGGVVRDPEAHRLVITKVGRRSVELGLRILGAAPSCLLGPKGNREFFIYLSKIGISVTPEEAAEQAVGASPDPGRREGA, translated from the coding sequence ATGGCGGCTGTGAGCCGACGCCTGCTCTCGAATGCCGACTGGCCGGTTGCGAAGAAGGCCGGCCGAATCCGACTGGACCTGGCGATGCAGGAGCAAGGTCTGGCTGCGAGCCGCGAGCGGGCCAGGGCGCTGATCCTGGCGGGAGTTGTGCTGGTAGACGGCCGGATGGTGGACAAGGCGGGAACCTTGGTGCCGGAAGAAGCTCGGATTGCACTTGTGGTTCCCGAGCACCCGTACGTGGGGCGCGGGGGTGTCAAGCTTCAGGGTGCTCTGGAAAGATTTGCCATCTCCGTCACCGGGCGCGTCTGCCTCGATCTCGGCGCATCAACGGGTGGATTTACTGACTGTCTGCTTCAGCATGGCGCCGCCCACGTCTATGCTGTTGATGTTGGGCGCGGACAGCTCGATGCGAGGCTCAGGGCCGATCCACGGGTCGTCGTCATGGAACGGACTCACGCACTGACCCTCCTGCCGACCGACTTCCCGGATCGACCGGATCTTGCAACTGTAGACCTTTCGTTTATCTCTCTTGCCTCCATTCTCCCGGTTCTCCCATCGCTTCTTGCCGATTCCGGCGATATCCTGGCGCTGATCAAGCCGCAATTCGAGGTCGGGAAGGGTCACGTCGGAAAAGGGGGCGTAGTCCGTGATCCCGAGGCGCATCGGCTGGTCATTACAAAGGTCGGCAGGCGATCCGTGGAATTGGGGCTGCGGATCCTTGGTGCGGCCCCTTCCTGCCTGCTCGGACCAAAGGGAAACCGCGAGTTTTTCATCTATTTAAGTAAGATCGGGATAAGTGTCACGCCCGAAGAGGCGGCCGAACAGGCGGTTGGGGCCAGCCCTGATCCCGGTCGAAGGGAAGGCGCATGA
- a CDS encoding polyprenyl synthetase family protein: MTSDELERYLEERRVLVDEALERYLPGTGDPPKEIHEAVRYSVFAGGKRLRPILVLAAAEAAGGQAEQALGAAAAIEMIHTYSLIHDDLPAMDDDDFRRGRPTCHRVYGDAMAILAGDALLTQAFILLSAEIPPCPPLPKGGHGPEAHLKVIQEIAQAAGSKGMVGGQVVDILNEDREIDLPTLQYLHTHKTGALIRGCLRVGGILAAAGPEQLEALTRYGERIGLAFQIVDDILDVEGSLEALGKQAGSDLRKKKATFPALLGIEESRRWAHRLVSEAKQSLVIFGDRGAILSAIADFVVMRRR; the protein is encoded by the coding sequence GTGACGTCGGATGAGTTGGAACGGTATCTGGAGGAGCGGCGGGTCCTCGTCGATGAGGCCCTGGAGCGATACCTCCCCGGGACGGGTGACCCCCCGAAGGAGATCCATGAGGCGGTTCGCTACAGTGTCTTTGCGGGGGGTAAGCGACTGCGGCCGATCCTGGTCTTGGCGGCGGCAGAGGCTGCAGGCGGACAGGCAGAACAGGCGCTTGGCGCAGCGGCCGCCATCGAGATGATCCACACCTATTCCCTGATTCATGATGACCTGCCGGCCATGGACGACGATGACTTTCGGCGTGGACGACCGACCTGCCACAGGGTCTACGGCGACGCGATGGCCATCCTGGCGGGGGACGCGCTACTGACGCAAGCCTTCATTCTCCTGTCGGCGGAAATCCCCCCGTGTCCCCCTTTACCAAAGGGAGGGCATGGCCCGGAAGCCCACCTCAAGGTCATCCAGGAGATCGCCCAAGCTGCGGGCAGTAAGGGGATGGTTGGCGGTCAGGTTGTAGACATCCTGAATGAGGATCGTGAGATAGATCTACCGACGCTGCAGTATCTGCATACGCATAAGACCGGCGCCCTGATTCGAGGCTGCCTGCGGGTGGGCGGGATTCTCGCGGCAGCCGGTCCGGAGCAGTTGGAAGCCCTGACGCGGTACGGCGAGCGGATCGGACTGGCCTTCCAGATTGTGGATGATATCCTGGATGTAGAGGGAAGCCTGGAGGCGCTAGGGAAACAGGCTGGGAGTGATCTACGCAAAAAAAAGGCTACGTTCCCGGCTCTTCTCGGGATCGAAGAGTCGCGGCGATGGGCCCACCGCCTCGTGTCCGAGGCGAAGCAGAGCCTCGTCATCTTTGGCGATCGCGGGGCCATACTGAGCGCGATTGCCGATTTTGTCGTGATGCGGCGGAGGTGA
- the recN gene encoding DNA repair protein RecN gives MLRELHITDFALIDELRVEFGPGLNVLTGETGAGKSIIIDALGLTLGMRGEAEQIRTGADGTTVEAAFDRCDEEARGLLADSGIDCPPDEFLVVRRVLLREGKSKAYLNGRLSSSAWLRSLGELLVDVHGQHQGVALTQPSRQRLLLDAYGGLTDDVAAFRALYGRRQALRVEMDVLRAGEREKAQRLDQLQYQRGEIAAARLVEGEEEALIQERTILMHAERLHAAAHLGYEGLYGEQGSVAGRLAAIASKLKDAQRIDPRLHGMVDACEAAIASVEDAAAQLRDYREDVAFDPERLEQVEGRLHEIGKLKRKYGDSIAEILECAKSAEEELQRLTSSEQRGQEVERELATLEGTLAQRAAGLTARRRAAAERLAKAVQEQLQALRMEKAAFAVQVRPHSESGGSGLEAHGADEVEFLIAPNPGEELKPLGRIASGGELSRVMLAVKAILAASDRIPTLVFDEVDVGIGGGMAAVVGQKLWTIAQERQVLSITHLPQIAALADRHFSIVKRVKGARTEIAVELLEGEERICEIARMLGATERSDTPLHHAREILEAAERWKAARASGS, from the coding sequence GTGCTCCGCGAGCTCCACATTACGGATTTCGCCCTGATCGACGAGCTTCGGGTTGAGTTCGGCCCCGGCTTGAACGTCCTGACCGGCGAGACTGGGGCAGGCAAGTCGATCATCATCGACGCCTTGGGACTCACGCTAGGGATGAGGGGCGAGGCGGAGCAGATCCGCACCGGGGCCGACGGGACGACGGTGGAGGCCGCGTTCGATCGCTGCGACGAGGAGGCTCGTGGACTGCTCGCCGACAGTGGGATCGACTGTCCGCCGGATGAATTCCTGGTCGTACGGCGCGTACTCCTCCGGGAGGGGAAGAGCAAGGCCTACCTGAATGGCCGCCTCTCGTCGTCGGCGTGGCTTCGGAGCCTCGGCGAACTCCTGGTCGACGTCCATGGCCAGCACCAGGGGGTGGCCCTGACCCAGCCTTCCCGCCAGCGGCTGCTCCTCGACGCGTACGGCGGTCTGACAGATGATGTGGCGGCGTTCCGCGCGCTGTACGGCAGGCGGCAGGCTCTGAGGGTGGAGATGGATGTTCTCCGCGCGGGCGAGCGGGAGAAGGCGCAGCGACTTGATCAACTTCAGTATCAGCGGGGGGAGATCGCAGCCGCGCGCCTCGTCGAGGGGGAGGAAGAAGCGCTCATCCAGGAACGGACGATTCTCATGCACGCCGAGCGGCTGCACGCTGCGGCGCACCTGGGATACGAGGGTCTGTATGGAGAGCAGGGCTCGGTGGCGGGCCGCCTGGCCGCGATTGCTTCAAAGCTGAAAGATGCGCAGCGTATCGATCCGAGGCTGCATGGGATGGTGGATGCCTGCGAGGCGGCCATCGCGTCGGTTGAGGATGCGGCGGCCCAGCTCAGGGACTACAGGGAGGATGTGGCCTTTGACCCCGAGCGCCTGGAGCAAGTGGAGGGACGCCTGCACGAGATCGGCAAATTGAAACGAAAATACGGCGACTCAATTGCCGAGATTCTCGAATGTGCAAAGTCGGCTGAAGAGGAGTTGCAGCGTCTGACGAGTTCAGAACAGCGAGGCCAAGAAGTGGAGCGGGAACTGGCAACGCTGGAAGGGACGCTCGCGCAGCGAGCGGCTGGCCTCACCGCGCGCCGGAGAGCGGCGGCCGAGCGGCTGGCCAAGGCAGTGCAGGAGCAACTACAGGCTCTGAGGATGGAAAAGGCGGCCTTTGCCGTCCAAGTCAGGCCGCATTCCGAGTCCGGCGGTTCCGGGCTGGAGGCACATGGGGCAGACGAGGTGGAGTTCCTGATCGCCCCGAATCCCGGCGAAGAACTGAAGCCGCTGGGCCGTATCGCCTCTGGCGGCGAGCTGTCCCGGGTGATGCTGGCCGTCAAGGCCATCCTTGCGGCTTCTGATCGGATACCGACGCTGGTCTTTGATGAGGTGGATGTAGGGATCGGCGGCGGGATGGCTGCGGTAGTAGGCCAGAAGCTCTGGACGATCGCGCAAGAGCGGCAGGTCCTCTCCATCACGCACCTGCCGCAGATTGCGGCCTTGGCCGACCGTCATTTTTCGATTGTCAAGCGTGTGAAGGGAGCTCGCACTGAAATCGCTGTCGAGCTGCTGGAGGGCGAAGAACGGATTTGCGAGATTGCCAGGATGCTCGGCGCAACGGAGCGATCGGATACCCCTCTGCACCATGCCCGGGAGATTCTGGAGGCCGCCGAACGGTGGAAAGCTGCAAGGGCGTCAGGATCGTAA
- the xseA gene encoding exodeoxyribonuclease VII large subunit, producing the protein MATLQPPKIYTVSDLTAEIRALLEDSFSGIWVEGELSNFHQHSSGHMYFSLKDEESQIRAVMFRMQNRQLKFQPKDGLAVLVYGEIGVYERRGEYQIVSEYMEPKGLGALQLAFEQLKEKLRAEGLFDDARKRPIPMLPRRIGVITSPTGAAIHDILQVLRRRFAGVDVLIYPVAVQGDQAAPQIVEALGELSRRGGLDVVIVARGGGSIEDLQAFNEETVARAIAACGIPVISAVGHEVDYTIADFVADLRAPTPSAAAELVIAKQDELAQRLDDLHARMTGAMRSRLHGLRVRMTGLERHIRLLNPVERVRIQRRRLTELLKGLTGWTDRRLTALHSELKATAGKLDSLSPLAILSRGYSICLRLPDREIVKDSSTVIAGDLVEVRLHHGQLQCDVREIQPQEG; encoded by the coding sequence ATGGCCACCCTTCAGCCGCCGAAGATCTACACTGTCAGCGACTTGACTGCCGAGATTCGCGCCCTCCTTGAAGACTCGTTCTCCGGAATCTGGGTGGAGGGTGAGCTTTCCAATTTTCATCAGCACTCGTCAGGTCACATGTACTTCAGCCTCAAAGACGAGGAGAGTCAGATCCGGGCGGTGATGTTCCGGATGCAGAATCGGCAACTCAAGTTCCAGCCAAAAGACGGACTGGCGGTTCTGGTCTATGGGGAGATCGGTGTCTATGAGCGTCGCGGCGAATATCAGATCGTTTCGGAGTACATGGAACCGAAGGGGCTTGGGGCCCTGCAATTGGCGTTTGAACAGCTTAAGGAGAAGCTGCGGGCGGAGGGGCTGTTCGACGACGCTCGGAAGCGGCCGATTCCTATGTTGCCGAGGCGGATCGGGGTGATTACGTCGCCGACAGGGGCGGCCATTCACGATATCCTCCAGGTCCTCCGGCGGCGGTTCGCCGGCGTCGATGTCCTGATCTATCCTGTGGCGGTGCAAGGTGATCAGGCGGCCCCTCAGATCGTCGAGGCGCTCGGTGAGTTGAGTCGGCGAGGGGGATTGGACGTCGTAATTGTGGCCAGGGGGGGCGGCTCGATCGAGGACCTGCAGGCCTTCAATGAGGAGACGGTGGCCAGAGCGATTGCGGCTTGCGGGATTCCGGTCATCTCCGCCGTCGGCCATGAGGTCGATTACACCATCGCTGATTTCGTGGCGGACCTTCGGGCTCCCACGCCGTCTGCCGCCGCTGAGCTGGTTATCGCCAAGCAGGACGAACTGGCGCAGCGGCTTGACGACCTTCACGCGCGGATGACCGGCGCCATGCGGTCGAGACTGCACGGTCTGAGGGTGCGGATGACCGGGCTGGAACGTCACATACGACTGCTGAATCCGGTCGAGCGGGTTCGAATACAGCGGCGTCGCCTGACAGAGCTGTTGAAGGGTCTGACCGGCTGGACCGATCGACGATTGACGGCGCTTCACAGTGAGCTGAAGGCTACTGCCGGCAAGCTGGACTCGTTGAGCCCGTTGGCCATCCTGAGTCGGGGCTACAGTATCTGTCTTCGACTGCCTGATCGGGAGATTGTGAAAGACAGTTCGACGGTTATTGCGGGCGACCTCGTCGAGGTGCGCCTCCATCATGGGCAGTTGCAATGCGACGTCCGTGAGATCCAGCCTCAAGAAGGATAG
- a CDS encoding NAD(+)/NADH kinase — MKRIGIIAKLHKPEARAILQELLPWLTAKGVEAVPDEETAKLAGITGAQSKPDLPRLVDLLLVLGGDGTLLSVARLVGTRDVPILGVNLGGLGFLTEVTLEEIYSTLDAVLQGTYEVTQRILLTATVYRQGERIAEYVALNDAVINKGVLARMIELETYIDGRYVTTFRADGLILSTPTGSTAYCLAAGGPIVYPTLRALVVAPICPHTLTLRPIVIPDTAKIEIVQSSTDENTCLTMDGQVGFTLRHRDVIKVVRSDHTITLLKAPGKDYFQILRTKLKWGER; from the coding sequence ATGAAACGGATCGGTATCATTGCCAAGCTCCACAAGCCGGAGGCCCGGGCCATCCTCCAGGAGCTGCTACCGTGGCTCACGGCCAAGGGTGTGGAGGCGGTCCCGGACGAGGAGACCGCCAAATTGGCCGGGATTACCGGCGCTCAGTCGAAGCCTGATCTGCCTAGACTTGTAGATCTCCTATTGGTTCTGGGGGGGGACGGAACGCTCCTGTCGGTGGCGCGTCTGGTCGGGACGCGTGACGTGCCGATCCTGGGAGTGAACCTTGGCGGCCTCGGGTTTTTGACCGAGGTCACCCTGGAGGAGATCTACTCAACGCTGGATGCCGTGTTGCAGGGAACCTATGAGGTGACCCAGCGGATTTTGCTGACCGCGACAGTCTACCGGCAGGGGGAGCGGATCGCCGAGTATGTTGCACTCAATGACGCGGTCATCAACAAGGGTGTGCTGGCCCGAATGATCGAGCTGGAGACCTATATCGACGGGCGATATGTGACGACCTTCCGCGCCGACGGCCTCATCCTTTCTACTCCGACCGGCTCCACCGCCTACTGTCTGGCGGCCGGCGGGCCGATTGTTTATCCGACCCTTCGCGCGCTCGTCGTGGCCCCGATCTGCCCTCATACGCTCACGCTACGTCCTATTGTGATTCCGGATACCGCAAAGATAGAGATCGTTCAGAGCTCAACGGACGAGAACACCTGCCTGACCATGGACGGCCAAGTCGGATTTACCCTCCGCCATCGCGATGTGATCAAGGTCGTCCGCTCAGACCATACCATTACGCTACTCAAGGCGCCCGGGAAAGACTATTTTCAGATCCTCCGTACAAAGCTGAAATGGGGCGAGCGTTAA
- a CDS encoding DUF4145 domain-containing protein — MSGHPFTPPEVHKSAFHCPRCNAYAKQLWGRAHANFTGLHFEEVGGVTFGWCTHCQQESIWVDTTLIHPAATQAPPPNSDLPETIREDYDEASSIVGHSPRGAAALLRLCIQKLCKHLGGSGKNINDDISLLVKQGLNPKIQKSLDIVRVIGNEAVHPGTIDLNDKPETAIALFHLINVIAEAMITQPKMIETLYGSLPEDKRDQISQRDKKSSN; from the coding sequence ATGAGCGGACATCCATTCACGCCACCCGAGGTACATAAATCGGCATTTCATTGCCCGAGGTGTAACGCGTACGCGAAACAGCTCTGGGGCAGGGCTCACGCAAATTTTACCGGCCTGCACTTTGAAGAGGTCGGTGGGGTGACTTTCGGTTGGTGTACACATTGCCAGCAGGAATCCATTTGGGTTGACACAACGTTGATCCATCCCGCTGCAACACAAGCGCCGCCACCGAATTCAGATTTGCCAGAAACCATACGAGAAGATTATGACGAAGCGAGTTCCATAGTCGGCCATTCTCCGCGTGGCGCGGCAGCGCTTCTTCGACTTTGCATTCAAAAACTGTGCAAGCACCTGGGCGGATCTGGGAAGAACATAAATGACGATATTTCTCTGCTTGTGAAGCAGGGTCTAAATCCAAAAATTCAGAAAAGCCTCGACATCGTTAGAGTTATTGGTAATGAGGCGGTCCACCCAGGCACCATAGACCTGAATGACAAGCCGGAGACGGCCATTGCCTTATTTCATCTGATCAATGTCATTGCGGAAGCAATGATTACTCAGCCGAAGATGATCGAGACTCTCTATGGAAGCCTTCCTGAGGATAAGCGTGACCAAATCAGTCAACGAGACAAGAAGTCGTCTAACTAA
- a CDS encoding type II toxin-antitoxin system HicA family toxin yields MKRRLPALMPRQVLRALQRAGFLLHHASGSHYVLKYPGNPTLRVTIPFHTRDLKRRTLESIIDQAGLTIEQFLELL; encoded by the coding sequence ATGAAGCGGCGGTTGCCTGCCCTCATGCCACGGCAGGTTCTTCGGGCTCTACAAAGAGCTGGCTTTCTTCTCCATCATGCATCAGGAAGCCATTACGTTCTTAAGTATCCAGGCAACCCCACGCTTCGAGTTACCATCCCTTTCCACACCAGAGACCTCAAGCGTAGGACCCTTGAATCGATAATCGATCAGGCTGGGCTTACCATCGAACAATTCCTCGAGTTGCTCTGA
- a CDS encoding PaaI family thioesterase, translating to MNYEDDQMCFVCGKQNADGLHLHFELVGDDRIRTEFIPPKRFQGWKDILHGGIIATILDEVMVNNAYLRQIMAVTTKLEMRLRRPAAIGARLIFYGQIVKQDSRTVTTKGWAEQEDGAIVAEATGLLMKVRG from the coding sequence ATGAATTACGAAGACGATCAGATGTGTTTTGTCTGCGGCAAGCAGAATGCAGACGGCCTGCACCTGCATTTCGAGTTGGTTGGCGATGATCGGATCCGGACCGAGTTTATCCCACCGAAGAGGTTTCAAGGCTGGAAAGATATCCTGCATGGAGGGATTATTGCGACCATTCTTGACGAGGTGATGGTGAACAACGCCTACTTGCGGCAGATCATGGCCGTGACGACCAAGCTTGAGATGAGGCTCAGGCGCCCGGCCGCTATCGGCGCGCGGTTGATCTTTTACGGTCAGATCGTAAAGCAGGATAGCAGGACGGTCACGACGAAGGGGTGGGCCGAGCAGGAGGACGGGGCAATCGTTGCCGAGGCCACTGGTCTTCTAATGAAAGTCCGAGGATAG